In the Candidatus Palauibacter scopulicola genome, GCCCGGCCGCCGCCCCCGGATCGTCCCCGTCGCCCCCCACGAGCCCTCCGCCCCCGGCGAGCGCGAGGGCCCCGGCGGGGAAGCTCCGGAGCCGGCCGAGGTGCCGGAACTCGACGTCATCTTTCCCGTCCTGCACGGTCCCTTCGGCGAGGACGGCACCGTACAGGGACTCCTGCGGCTCGCGCACTTCCCCTTCGTCGGGCCCGGGGTCCTCGGCTCGGCCGTGTGCATGGACAAGGACGTGGCCAAGCGGCTGCTGCGCGACGCCGGCGTCCCCGTCGCGCCCTTTATCACCGTCCTCTCCCGGGAAGAGGCCCCCTCGTGGGACGAGGCCGTGGCCGCCCTCGACGCCCCGATCTTCGTCAAGCCGGCGAACATGGGCTCGTCCGTCGGCGTTTCGAAGGTCGAGACGGACCCCGAATACCGGCGGGCGCTCGACGAGGCCTTCTCCTTCGACACCAAGGTGCTCCTCGAGCGGACGATCCGGGGCCGTGAGATCGAACTCTCCGTACTCGGGAACGAGGCCCCCGAAGCCTCGGTCCCGGGGGAGATCGCCCCCACGCACGCCTTCTACTCCTACGAGGCGAAATACCTGGATCACGACGGCGCGGACCTGCTCATCCCCGCGGACCTCGACGCCGAGACCACGGCGCGGGCGCGCGAGATCGCCGTCCGCGCCTTCCGCGTGCTATGCTGCGAGGGGATGGCGCGGGTCGACCTCTTCCTCGCGACGGAGGCTTGCGGCCCGCTCCCGGCGGGTTCACTGGTGGTGAACGAGATCAACACGCTCCCGGGCTTCACCCGGATCAGCATGTACCCCAAGCTCTGGGAGGCGAGCGGCGTGTCCTATCCGGAACTCATCGACCGTCTGCTGCGGCTGGCGATCGAGCGCGCGGAGCGCGAGGCGCGGCTGGCCTCCGCCATCGACCTCCAGGGCGGCGGCGAGGCGGGGGAGGGATGATGAGACGGCCCGCGTACCAGACCGGCGGGGTCCGCTTCGGCCACGGCTTCCCGATGAGCCGCTGGGTGCTGCGCCTCATGATCGCGAACTTCGCGATCTTCCTCCTCATGGCGATGCGGATCGTGCCCGCCGGAGCGGTCGAGTGGCTCGGCTTCGCCGTCCCCGGCTTCCTCATGCGCCCGTGGACCATCGTCACCTACATGTTCGTGCACGGCGGCTTCATGCACGTGTTCATGAACATGCTCGCCCTCTTCTTCTTCGGACCGCCGCTCGAGCAGAAGTGGGGCAGCCGTTTCTTCCTCCGCTTCTATCTCGTGACCGGACTCGGGGCGGCGGCCTTCTCCGTCCTGCTCTACTCGCTGACGGGGCCGACGATCATGGTCGGGGCTTCGGGCGCCATCTTCGGCATCCTCGTGGCCTTCGCCCTCAACTGGCCGGACGCGAAGATCTACCTCTACTTCGTCTTTCCCGTGCCGGCGAAGTGGTTCGTGGCCGCGCTCGGGGCCTTCACCCTCCTCTCGACCGTACAGGGGTCGGCGGACGGGGTGGCGCACTGGGCGCACCTCGGCGGACTCGTGACCGGGTTCGTCTATCTGCGGTACGGAGACCGCATCGGCCGCCGCGCGCACAGCCTCCTCTACAAGGAACGGCCGGCGGCCCCGCGCGGGAGGACGCGCCGCCCAGCGCCACCGCCGGACCCCACCCCGCGCCGGCGCCGCAGGGCGGACGGGGATTCCCTCGACGAGGTGGACCGGATCCTCGACAAGATCCGGGCGAGCGGCATGGACTCGCTCTCGGCCCGCGAGCGCGCCTTCCTCGACGAGGTGAGCCGGCAGTACCAGCAGACGAAGGGCCCGCGCAAGAAGACCCGCACGCACTAGACGCTGCCGGCCCGCACACGCCGGGCCGTCCGCGCTGGCGCCCCGTCTGGAGTTTTTTGCCGCCGGTTTCTACAATGTCCGCCCCGCGCGACCCCCCGGCCGGGGGGCGTCACGCAACGGAGCGGCCCGTGGCCGTAGCAAAGCGCCTGTCGCGGGCCGCCAGCCCCGGTGTCATCCCACGCAGGGTGTCATCCCAGGCAGAAGAGTACGGGAGGTGTACATGGCGTCTGCCGCCTCGGAATATGAAACGCGGAACCTTCGCAACGTCGTCTTCTTCGGGCACGGAGGGGCCGGGAAGACGACGCTCGTGGACGCGATGTGCTACATCGCCGGCGGGACCACCCGGAAGGGCGATGTCCAGAAGGGGAACGCGCTCACCGACTTCACGCCGGAAGAGACCGGCCACAAGATCTCGATCAACCTCGCCGTCGCCCACGCCGTCCGGAACGGCGTGCGGATCAACCTCATCGACACCCCCGGCTACCTCGACTTCCTGGGCGAAGTCGTGTCGGGGGTTCGCGTGGCGGACGCCGGCATCTGCGTCATCGATGCGATCTCCGGCGTCGAAGTGGGGACGGAGAAGACGTGGGCCGCCGCGGACGCCGCGAGCCTGCCGCGGGCCGTCTTCGTCTCGATGATGGACCGGGACAACGCGGACTTCCGCAGCACGCTCGCACAGATCCGCGAAGAACTCACCTCCACGGCGATGCCGGTCCACGTCCCCATCGGGGCGGGCGCCGACTTCAGCGGCTTCGTCGATCTCCTCACGATGAAGGCCCACAGCTTCAAGGGAGGCGACGAGGGGGCCGCCGCCGTGGCCGACGCGCCCGCCGACGTCGCGTCGGAGGTGGAGGACCTCAGGGAGGAACTCATCGAGGCAATCGTATCGGGGGACGACGACCTGCTCGAAGCCTATTTCGAGGGAGAGGAGCTCGACCCCGGCCGGCTCGGCGAGGTGTTCGCGGCGGCGATCCGCTCCGGCGACATCGTTCCCGTGTTCTGCGGCTCGTGCCAGACGAGCGCGGGCGTGCCGGCCCTCATGGACCGCATCGTGGAACTCTTCCCCTCGCCCGACCGCGCCGCGCCCCGGACGGCGCGCGACGGAGACGGCGAAGTGTCGCTGGATCCGGGAGCCGCGTCTCCCACGGCGGCGCTCGTCTTCAAGACGACGTCCGAACCCCACGTCGGCGACCTGAGCTATTTCCGCGTCTTCTCCGGCCGCATCGCGAACGGCGTCACGCTCGCGAACCCCGACCGCTCCGCGAGCGAGCGCATCGCGCACCTCGCGATCCCGCACGGGTCGCGCCGCATCGACGTGGAGGCGCTGAACCCCGGCGACATCGGGGTCGTGACCAAGCTCAAGAACACGCACACCGGCGACACCCTCTGCGACGGCGGGAGCCGGCTCTCCTTCGGGGGGATCGAGTGGCCCCGGCCCGACCTCTCCCTCGCCGTCACGGCCCGCACACGGGCCGACGAGGACAAGATCGGCGCCGGCCTCGCGAAGCTGCACGAGGAGGACCCGACCTTCTCCTCCGGCTACGACCCCGAGCGCGGGCAGACGATCATCCGCGGGCTGGGAGAGATCCACCTCAACATCTCGCTGGAGAAGATGACCCGGAAGTACGGGGTCAACGTGGACACGCACCAGCCGAACATCGCCTACCGCGAGACGATCACGAGGACGGCGGAGGGGCAGGGGCGCCACAAGAAGCAGTCGGGCGGGCGCGGCCAGTTCGGCGACTGCTACATCCGGATCAGCCCGCTGCCGCGCGGGGAAGGGTACAAGTTCGTCGATTCGATCAAGGGCGGCGTGATCCCGACCAAGTTCGTCCCGGCCGTGGGGAAGGGGATCGGGGAGGCCTCGAACCGGGGCGTTCTCGCCGGCTACCCGCTCGTCGACTTCCAGGCCGAGTGCTACGACGGATCGCACCACTCCGTCGACAGCTCGGACATCGCCTTTCAGATCGCGGGATCGATCGCCTTCCAGAAGGTGGCGCGGGACGCGAACCCCGTGATCCTCGAGCCGATCATGGAGGTCGAGGTCGAGACGCCCGAGGAGTACATGGGCGAGGTGATGGGCGATCTGAACCAGCGGCGGGGCCGCGTGCTCGGCATGGACTCGAAGGGGCGGCGGCAGGTCGTGAAGGCCCACGTCCCCCAGGCCGAACTCTACAAGTACTCCGCCGCGCTGCGCTCGCTGACGCACGGAAAGGCGACGCACACGCGCAGCCTGGCTGCGTACGAGCAGGTTCCTCCGCATGTTCAGGAGAAGGTGATCGCCGAGTCGCAGCGCGACGACGACTAGAGGACGAGGACCAGGACACGAGCGGGCGGTAGCCGGTGGCGGGCCATTCGAAGTGGTCGAAGATCAAGCGCCAGAAGGCGGTGACCGACCAGGCGAAGGGGAAGCTCTTCTCCAAGCTCGGTCGCGAAATCGCCGTGGCGGCGCGGGAAGGCGGGGGAGACCCGGACTTCAATCCGCGCCTGCGGACCGCGATCGACAATGCGAAGAGCCAGCGCATGCCGGCCGACAACATCGATCGCGCGGTGCGCCGCGGGACGGGGGACCTGCCGGGCGCGAGCTTCGAGGAGGTCACGCACGAGGGCTACGCGCCGGGCGGGGCGGCGCTTTTCCTCGAGTGCCTGACGGACAACCCCCGCCGCACGCTGGCCGAACTCCGGCATCTGCTCGACAAGCGGGGCGGCAACCTGGGCCAGAGCGGCTCCGTGGCGTGGATGTTCGAGCGCAAGGGCCAGATCCTCGTGTCCGCCGACGAGTGCGACGAGGACGAGGCGCTCGACGCGGCGCTCGAGGCGGGGGCGGAGAACTTCGAGTCCGAGGACGGGATGTACGTGGTGACGACGACCGCGCCCGACTTCCACGACGTCCTGGGCGCGATGCGCGACGCCGGCCTTCCGGTCGAGGAGGCGGAACTCGCGATGGTGCCCAGCAACACGGTGAAACTGGAGGGGCGCGACGCGGAGAAGGTGCTCGCCGTGCTGCACGCGCTCGACGAGCACGACGACGTGCTGAAGGTGAACACGAACGTGGATCTGGAGGAGGCGGAGGGGGCGGGCCGAGCGGCCCCATGAAGGTCCTGGGCGTCGACCCGGGCACGCGGGCGACCGGATACGGCCTCGTCGAAGGGCGCCGCCCCGGAGGGCCCGCGCATCGCCTCATCGAGTGCGGCGTCGTGCGGCCGCGGGGAGAGGACCTCCCCCAGCGCCTCGTGGACATCCACACCGCGGCGCTCGAACTCATCGACCGGCTCGAGCCG is a window encoding:
- the ddlA gene encoding D-alanine--D-alanine ligase, giving the protein MADRRLRVGVLFGGESPEHEVSLRSAKNVIEAIDRERCDIVLIGIDRRGRWHLADESRFLRHASDPRRIRLPEAPVRLALTPGRRPRIVPVAPHEPSAPGEREGPGGEAPEPAEVPELDVIFPVLHGPFGEDGTVQGLLRLAHFPFVGPGVLGSAVCMDKDVAKRLLRDAGVPVAPFITVLSREEAPSWDEAVAALDAPIFVKPANMGSSVGVSKVETDPEYRRALDEAFSFDTKVLLERTIRGREIELSVLGNEAPEASVPGEIAPTHAFYSYEAKYLDHDGADLLIPADLDAETTARAREIAVRAFRVLCCEGMARVDLFLATEACGPLPAGSLVVNEINTLPGFTRISMYPKLWEASGVSYPELIDRLLRLAIERAEREARLASAIDLQGGGEAGEG
- a CDS encoding rhomboid family intramembrane serine protease, which translates into the protein MRRPAYQTGGVRFGHGFPMSRWVLRLMIANFAIFLLMAMRIVPAGAVEWLGFAVPGFLMRPWTIVTYMFVHGGFMHVFMNMLALFFFGPPLEQKWGSRFFLRFYLVTGLGAAAFSVLLYSLTGPTIMVGASGAIFGILVAFALNWPDAKIYLYFVFPVPAKWFVAALGAFTLLSTVQGSADGVAHWAHLGGLVTGFVYLRYGDRIGRRAHSLLYKERPAAPRGRTRRPAPPPDPTPRRRRRADGDSLDEVDRILDKIRASGMDSLSARERAFLDEVSRQYQQTKGPRKKTRTH
- the fusA gene encoding elongation factor G — protein: MASAASEYETRNLRNVVFFGHGGAGKTTLVDAMCYIAGGTTRKGDVQKGNALTDFTPEETGHKISINLAVAHAVRNGVRINLIDTPGYLDFLGEVVSGVRVADAGICVIDAISGVEVGTEKTWAAADAASLPRAVFVSMMDRDNADFRSTLAQIREELTSTAMPVHVPIGAGADFSGFVDLLTMKAHSFKGGDEGAAAVADAPADVASEVEDLREELIEAIVSGDDDLLEAYFEGEELDPGRLGEVFAAAIRSGDIVPVFCGSCQTSAGVPALMDRIVELFPSPDRAAPRTARDGDGEVSLDPGAASPTAALVFKTTSEPHVGDLSYFRVFSGRIANGVTLANPDRSASERIAHLAIPHGSRRIDVEALNPGDIGVVTKLKNTHTGDTLCDGGSRLSFGGIEWPRPDLSLAVTARTRADEDKIGAGLAKLHEEDPTFSSGYDPERGQTIIRGLGEIHLNISLEKMTRKYGVNVDTHQPNIAYRETITRTAEGQGRHKKQSGGRGQFGDCYIRISPLPRGEGYKFVDSIKGGVIPTKFVPAVGKGIGEASNRGVLAGYPLVDFQAECYDGSHHSVDSSDIAFQIAGSIAFQKVARDANPVILEPIMEVEVETPEEYMGEVMGDLNQRRGRVLGMDSKGRRQVVKAHVPQAELYKYSAALRSLTHGKATHTRSLAAYEQVPPHVQEKVIAESQRDDD
- a CDS encoding YebC/PmpR family DNA-binding transcriptional regulator produces the protein MAGHSKWSKIKRQKAVTDQAKGKLFSKLGREIAVAAREGGGDPDFNPRLRTAIDNAKSQRMPADNIDRAVRRGTGDLPGASFEEVTHEGYAPGGAALFLECLTDNPRRTLAELRHLLDKRGGNLGQSGSVAWMFERKGQILVSADECDEDEALDAALEAGAENFESEDGMYVVTTTAPDFHDVLGAMRDAGLPVEEAELAMVPSNTVKLEGRDAEKVLAVLHALDEHDDVLKVNTNVDLEEAEGAGRAAP